The Argiope bruennichi chromosome 5, qqArgBrue1.1, whole genome shotgun sequence genome segment GAATTTCAATTGTCTTCAAGAATAAGAATGGAATCACCTTTCtaattaacacatttaaaaaaatgcacctTCATAATTACACAATTTAATTGCTTGAACACCTTTCACCATTATTTGACTGTGATTTGTTATCGTTTTCCCCATGGTGGTGGCAAACGAATTCCCATTTTGCATCGTCTGGGACATCCTTCTCCGGCTCGGCAGCAAATTTGGGGACAAGGACAGTCTCCATTCCAGCGACAGGTGCCTTCTTCTAGTTCTTCGGGGACCTCCCTTTTCTGACGCCTTCCATACGGCTGTAGGATTCGGTACAAGAAAGTTCGCATGCTGATGTCTTTTTGAATTGCTTCCCGCCATGTTTCGTTCTTCATCAAGTCGAGCTCAGTCTGCGTCAAGGGGGTACTGGACTTTGGGCTACTTGTTGTTACTTCAGGTGCTTTTGTTTCTGTTGCTGCTTCGTCGCATTCTGGCGTATTTTCTTCTTCGATA includes the following:
- the LOC129969122 gene encoding uncharacterized protein LOC129969122 yields the protein MRSTLSLCVLVVLSIGLVAAQDSNWGLKVKCYVVEGEVVCPGCRQRAGLSCPRFDPDMNRICGQATPPPDIEEENTPECDEAATETKAPEVTTSSPKSSTPLTQTELDLMKNETWREAIQKDISMRTFLYRILQPYGRRQKREVPEELEEGTCRWNGDCPCPQICCRAGEGCPRRCKMGIRLPPPWGKR